A stretch of the Streptomyces sp. NBC_01428 genome encodes the following:
- a CDS encoding asparaginase, whose translation MSALSAARAGIPAAPPPVLAEVVRSGFVEGHHRGSLVLLAADGSVELALGDVTAPVFPRSSNKPMQAAGVLRAGLDLSGERLALAAASHSGEIFHRDLVRKMLVEHGLTGDQLQCPPDLPLDAVEAETYLASGAVRDRVTMNCSGKHTAMLAVCVLRGWPTESYLDPGHPLQQLIHTVVEEAAGEPVAAVGTDGCGAPLMAIGLTGLARAFRHFVLAAPGSAERRVADAMRAHPEYVAGTRRPDTWLMREIPGALSKMGAEAVQAVALPDGRALAFKIDDGATRALGPVLARALTLLNVQSPILQQIGRTPLLGGGREVGEIRATF comes from the coding sequence ATGTCCGCCCTGTCCGCCGCCCGGGCCGGGATCCCCGCCGCTCCTCCGCCGGTCCTCGCCGAGGTCGTACGTTCCGGCTTCGTCGAGGGACACCATCGCGGCAGCCTGGTCCTGCTGGCCGCCGACGGGTCGGTCGAGCTGGCGCTCGGTGACGTGACGGCGCCCGTCTTCCCACGCTCCTCGAACAAGCCCATGCAGGCGGCGGGCGTCCTGCGTGCCGGCCTCGACCTGTCCGGGGAACGCCTCGCCCTCGCCGCCGCCAGCCACTCCGGGGAGATCTTCCACCGCGACCTGGTGCGGAAGATGCTCGTCGAGCACGGGCTGACCGGCGACCAGCTCCAGTGCCCGCCCGACCTGCCGCTCGACGCCGTCGAGGCGGAGACCTACCTCGCCTCCGGTGCCGTACGCGACCGGGTCACCATGAACTGCTCGGGCAAGCACACGGCGATGCTCGCGGTCTGCGTCCTGCGCGGCTGGCCCACCGAGTCGTACCTCGACCCCGGGCACCCGCTCCAGCAGCTGATCCACACGGTGGTGGAGGAGGCTGCGGGGGAGCCGGTCGCGGCGGTCGGTACGGACGGCTGCGGGGCGCCTCTGATGGCCATCGGTCTCACCGGCCTGGCCCGCGCCTTCCGCCACTTCGTCCTCGCCGCCCCCGGTTCCGCGGAGCGCCGCGTCGCCGACGCCATGCGGGCCCATCCCGAGTACGTCGCGGGCACCCGGCGGCCCGACACCTGGCTGATGCGGGAGATCCCGGGCGCGCTGTCCAAGATGGGCGCCGAAGCGGTCCAGGCGGTCGCCCTCCCGGACGGCCGCGCCCTCGCCTTCAAGATCGACGACGGCGCCACCCGAGCCCTGGGCCCGGTCCTCGCCCGAGCCCTGACCCTCCTGAACGTGCAATCCCCGATCCTCCAGCAGATAGGCAGGACCCCTTTGTTGGGCGGAGGCAGAGAGGTGGGCGAAATCAGGGCCACGTTCTGA
- a CDS encoding GNAT family N-acetyltransferase, translated as MTPHDTPAPTPLTVRPLAPPDIPDWLRALNTGFLRPPAVSKEETEARGAGLVLPRTLGAYDGDRCVATFRSFPQELTVVGGATVPADAISSVTVSPTHRRRGLLTRMMEADLAAARERGDVVATLIAAEYPIYGRYGFGPVTTTAEWTIDVARTGLDPRWAGPDDGGRVDLVDADDVRRDGPGLHDRFRRDRPGAINRDDRWWQINTGVLRLGADPWKEPFYAAYRSASGEIEGLVSYESDDHWDDSNQPQNTATVNWLLAVTPAAERALWRYLCSIDWITRVKTGRRAPDDLVPHFLPDPRAARITTQSDWLWVRILDVVRALEARTYGAAGTLVLEVTDESGPAGGRYRLHVAADGTATCAPTTEDAQLAVPVADLATLWLGDDSAERLVALGRVRERQEGAASVADALLRTSRRPWCPDIF; from the coding sequence ATGACCCCGCACGACACCCCCGCCCCCACCCCCCTCACGGTCCGCCCCCTCGCACCCCCCGACATCCCGGACTGGCTGCGCGCGCTGAACACGGGGTTCCTGCGCCCGCCGGCGGTGTCCAAGGAGGAGACCGAGGCGCGAGGCGCGGGACTGGTCCTGCCGCGCACCCTGGGCGCGTACGACGGGGACCGCTGTGTGGCGACGTTCCGCTCGTTCCCCCAGGAGCTGACCGTGGTGGGCGGCGCGACCGTCCCCGCGGACGCGATCTCCAGCGTCACGGTCTCGCCCACGCACCGCCGCCGCGGCCTCCTCACCCGCATGATGGAGGCCGACCTGGCCGCGGCCAGGGAACGCGGCGACGTCGTCGCGACGCTCATCGCCGCCGAGTACCCGATCTACGGCCGCTACGGCTTCGGCCCCGTCACGACCACCGCCGAGTGGACCATCGACGTCGCGCGCACGGGCCTCGACCCCCGCTGGGCGGGCCCTGACGACGGCGGCCGCGTCGACCTCGTGGACGCCGACGACGTGCGCCGCGACGGACCCGGACTGCACGACCGCTTCCGCCGCGACCGGCCCGGCGCCATCAACCGCGACGACCGCTGGTGGCAGATCAACACCGGTGTCCTGCGGCTCGGCGCCGACCCCTGGAAGGAACCCTTCTACGCGGCGTACCGCTCGGCGTCCGGCGAGATCGAGGGCCTGGTCTCCTACGAGTCCGACGACCACTGGGACGACTCCAACCAGCCGCAGAACACCGCGACGGTGAACTGGCTGCTCGCGGTGACGCCGGCGGCGGAACGCGCCCTGTGGCGGTACCTCTGCTCGATCGACTGGATCACCCGGGTCAAGACGGGCAGGCGCGCCCCGGACGACCTGGTGCCCCACTTCCTGCCGGACCCGCGAGCCGCGCGTATCACCACGCAGTCGGACTGGCTGTGGGTGCGCATCCTGGACGTCGTACGGGCCCTGGAGGCACGGACGTACGGAGCCGCCGGGACGCTCGTTCTGGAGGTGACGGACGAGAGCGGGCCGGCGGGTGGCCGCTACCGGCTGCACGTCGCCGCGGACGGGACCGCGACCTGCGCTCCGACCACCGAGGACGCGCAACTCGCCGTGCCCGTCGCCGACCTGGCCACTCTCTGGCTCGGCGACGACTCCGCGGAGCGGCTCGTGGCACTCGGCCGGGTCCGGGAACGGCAAGAGGGCGCCGCCTCCGTCGCCGACGCCCTGCTGCGGACGTCCAGGCGACCGTGGTGCCCGGACATCTTCTGA
- a CDS encoding FadR/GntR family transcriptional regulator: MVVEPEHAAVNGRKRSPRPPRSHREVADELRSRIRSGQLRAGERMPTQARLADEFGVERGAVRQALRILQSEHLLVDVSKGSPATVAEPPERVLTGPEAVPQPTTVALGARVTAAFSAPHVEIDALCLTSISLTLAMGEPLRQIHAGRMKPARVDVRVLLPSSDIDLAFPAPVDARTDSRLQRNWLANRNAQGQVLRHNLLALRSSHGVDVSVTFRALPFTPPVKLYLLNGTEALFAYYTLARREEEIDHEQLQLYDVQGTRSTLFPFAQGAGLRDTTFVEQSHLWFNALWETISSELVLSG, translated from the coding sequence TTGGTCGTGGAGCCGGAACATGCCGCCGTCAACGGGCGGAAGAGGTCACCACGGCCACCCAGGTCACACCGCGAGGTGGCCGACGAGCTGCGCAGCCGGATCAGGTCCGGTCAGCTGCGGGCCGGCGAGCGCATGCCCACCCAGGCGAGGCTGGCCGACGAGTTCGGCGTCGAGCGCGGCGCGGTGCGCCAAGCGCTGCGCATCCTGCAGTCGGAGCACCTGCTCGTCGACGTGTCCAAGGGGAGCCCGGCGACCGTCGCGGAACCTCCCGAGAGGGTTCTGACCGGCCCGGAAGCCGTGCCGCAGCCGACCACGGTGGCGCTCGGCGCGCGCGTGACGGCCGCGTTCTCCGCCCCGCACGTGGAGATCGACGCGCTGTGTCTCACCTCGATCTCCCTGACCCTGGCGATGGGGGAGCCGCTGCGTCAGATTCACGCCGGACGCATGAAACCGGCCAGGGTGGACGTCCGGGTGCTGCTTCCGAGCAGTGACATCGACCTGGCCTTCCCGGCGCCCGTCGACGCCCGCACCGACAGCCGGCTGCAGCGCAACTGGCTCGCCAACCGCAACGCGCAGGGGCAGGTGCTGCGGCACAATCTGCTGGCCCTGCGTTCCTCGCACGGTGTCGACGTCAGCGTCACCTTCCGGGCGCTGCCCTTCACCCCGCCCGTGAAGCTCTACCTGCTCAACGGCACCGAGGCACTCTTCGCGTACTACACGCTCGCCCGGCGGGAGGAGGAGATCGACCATGAGCAGCTGCAGCTGTACGACGTCCAGGGCACCCGCTCCACGCTCTTCCCCTTCGCCCAGGGTGCGGGGCTGCGGGACACGACGTTCGTGGAGCAGTCCCACCTGTGGTTCAACGCGCTGTGGGAGACCATCAGTTCCGAGTTGGTGCTCTCGGGCTGA
- a CDS encoding winged helix-turn-helix domain-containing protein: MVVTQENVAVNDSRRLSPQQIADTLRERIRTGELKAGDRLPTQAELADEFGVERGTVRQALGLLQTDGLLSNVSKGSPPRIADVAPTRDGPQPTMVGLAPRLTEAFSVPHVRIDAACLTAETLMMAISEPVRQIHDGRFRPQSIDVRILLPSRDITLAFPVPVPGQGEDDDDAVHKRWLGQRNAQGQVLRHNLQSLRSSHGIDVRVTFRALPFTPPVKLYLLNESEALIAYYMIARREETVESEVLEMYDTIGARSLLFSFEKQAGRRDAAFVEESQKWFDALWETITTDLKLS, from the coding sequence CTGGTCGTGACTCAGGAGAACGTGGCCGTGAACGACAGCAGAAGGCTCTCGCCGCAGCAGATCGCCGACACCCTCCGGGAGCGCATACGGACCGGTGAGCTCAAGGCGGGTGACCGCCTGCCCACCCAGGCCGAACTGGCCGACGAGTTCGGCGTGGAACGCGGCACCGTCCGCCAGGCCCTCGGCCTGCTCCAGACGGACGGCCTCCTCAGCAACGTCAGCAAGGGCAGCCCCCCGCGCATCGCCGACGTCGCTCCCACCCGGGACGGGCCGCAGCCGACGATGGTGGGGCTCGCCCCCCGGCTCACCGAGGCGTTCTCCGTGCCGCACGTGCGTATCGACGCGGCCTGCCTGACGGCGGAGACCCTGATGATGGCGATCAGCGAGCCCGTCCGGCAGATCCACGACGGCAGGTTCCGCCCCCAGTCGATCGACGTCCGGATCCTGCTGCCCTCCCGGGACATCACGCTGGCGTTCCCGGTGCCGGTCCCCGGACAGGGCGAGGACGACGACGACGCCGTCCACAAGCGGTGGCTGGGCCAGCGCAACGCCCAGGGGCAGGTGCTGCGGCACAACCTCCAGTCCCTGCGCTCCTCGCACGGCATCGACGTCCGCGTGACCTTCCGCGCGCTGCCCTTCACCCCGCCGGTGAAGCTGTACCTGCTCAACGAGTCCGAGGCGCTGATCGCGTACTACATGATCGCCAGGCGTGAGGAGACCGTGGAGAGCGAGGTCCTGGAGATGTACGACACCATCGGCGCCAGGTCCCTCCTCTTCTCGTTCGAGAAGCAGGCCGGCCGGCGGGACGCGGCGTTCGTGGAGGAATCGCAGAAGTGGTTCGACGCCCTCTGGGAAACCATCACCACGGACCTGAAACTCTCCTAG
- a CDS encoding HAD family hydrolase translates to MTSETAQAEATATRTAKLRDAISRARFVLFDFDGPVCRLFAGHSAERVAQDLVEWLERQGMRGLLTAEERVHPDPMVVLHAVNRRRPHSDLVAELEARFTQQELKAVVSAWPTAYADPVIRTWSAVGARLAITTNNSPQTASHYLADRGLTECFTPNIYGRTQDLHHLKPDPHCLNRALNALGAAPSTALMIGDAPSDLQAAQRAGVPFLGYARNERTEKLLRDAGAEDVVSSLETVLRILRGQL, encoded by the coding sequence GTGACTTCTGAAACGGCGCAGGCCGAAGCGACGGCGACACGGACGGCGAAACTCAGGGACGCGATCAGCCGCGCCCGCTTCGTGCTCTTCGACTTCGACGGGCCCGTCTGCCGGCTGTTCGCGGGCCATTCGGCGGAGCGGGTGGCCCAGGATCTGGTCGAGTGGCTCGAACGGCAGGGCATGCGCGGGCTGTTGACCGCGGAGGAGCGGGTGCACCCCGATCCGATGGTGGTCCTGCACGCGGTCAACCGGCGGCGTCCGCACAGCGATCTGGTGGCCGAGCTGGAGGCGCGGTTCACCCAGCAGGAGCTGAAGGCGGTGGTCTCCGCCTGGCCGACCGCCTACGCCGACCCGGTGATCCGCACCTGGAGCGCGGTGGGCGCCCGCCTCGCGATCACCACGAACAACTCCCCGCAGACCGCCTCGCACTACCTGGCGGACCGCGGCCTGACCGAGTGCTTCACCCCCAACATCTACGGCCGCACCCAGGACCTGCACCACCTCAAGCCGGACCCGCACTGCCTCAACCGGGCCCTGAACGCCCTGGGCGCCGCACCCTCCACGGCGCTCATGATCGGCGACGCCCCCTCCGACCTTCAGGCCGCCCAGCGCGCCGGAGTCCCCTTCCTCGGCTACGCGCGCAACGAACGCACCGAGAAGCTGCTGCGGGACGCGGGAGCCGAGGACGTGGTGTCCTCGCTGGAGACCGTGCTGCGGATTCTGCGCGGACAACTCTGA
- a CDS encoding phosphotransferase family protein, translating into MPAQSASPALLRAVAVSGDADAVEGPLHGYHHETYVFPLPGGDEEDGQVRWKCREPHPDLLWFDRRCFASEEQLLRSLEGRIEGIPELIDAGTARLQRFVEGHTLGELHGSGTEVPESLVQQLIALFSQLAAVRPGSLSAERTCLPEDRATEADSSGFLERLVLFTEERVYRRNLPRFAGLFHDLGLDDDSFKKLRKQVAGLTERPFCLLHADLHRENFVVDADGRLWTIDWELSMFGDPLYDLATHLYLMRYPADQETGVIARWREAVDGVTPGSSAGYADDLPKLLAYKRAQSVFTDVIRTALTLAPAPGPVPDGEALDRAGRRIGRVLIAAEGPLEIEKTPDVDAITTALEAWCRKV; encoded by the coding sequence ATGCCAGCCCAATCGGCTTCCCCGGCGCTGCTGCGAGCCGTCGCGGTGAGCGGTGACGCGGACGCGGTCGAGGGGCCGCTCCACGGCTACCACCACGAGACGTACGTCTTTCCCCTGCCGGGCGGGGACGAGGAGGACGGGCAGGTCCGCTGGAAATGCCGGGAGCCGCACCCCGATCTGCTCTGGTTCGACCGGCGGTGCTTCGCCTCCGAGGAGCAGCTGCTCCGGTCCCTGGAAGGGCGGATCGAGGGCATCCCCGAGCTGATCGACGCGGGGACCGCCCGCCTCCAGCGGTTCGTCGAAGGCCACACACTGGGCGAGTTGCACGGGTCCGGTACGGAGGTTCCCGAATCGCTCGTCCAACAACTCATCGCCCTGTTCAGCCAGTTGGCGGCCGTCCGGCCCGGCTCCCTGTCCGCCGAGCGGACCTGCCTCCCCGAGGACCGTGCCACCGAGGCGGACAGCTCGGGCTTCCTGGAACGGCTGGTCCTGTTCACGGAGGAGCGGGTGTACCGGCGGAACCTGCCCCGCTTCGCCGGTCTCTTCCACGACCTCGGGCTGGACGACGACTCCTTCAAGAAGCTCCGCAAACAGGTGGCGGGCCTGACCGAGCGGCCCTTCTGCCTGCTGCACGCCGATCTCCACCGCGAGAACTTCGTGGTCGACGCCGACGGCCGGCTCTGGACGATCGACTGGGAGCTGTCGATGTTCGGCGACCCCCTGTACGACCTGGCCACGCACCTCTACCTGATGCGCTACCCGGCGGACCAGGAGACCGGGGTGATCGCGCGGTGGCGCGAGGCCGTCGACGGCGTCACCCCCGGCAGCTCGGCCGGGTACGCCGACGATCTGCCGAAACTGCTCGCTTACAAGCGCGCCCAGTCCGTGTTCACCGACGTCATCCGGACGGCCCTGACACTGGCCCCGGCGCCGGGACCCGTGCCCGACGGGGAAGCCCTCGACCGGGCGGGTCGCAGGATCGGGAGAGTGCTGATCGCCGCGGAGGGACCGCTGGAGATCGAGAAGACGCCGGACGTGGACGCCATCACGACCGCCCTCGAAGCGTGGTGCCGGAAGGTCTGA
- a CDS encoding zinc-binding dehydrogenase, producing MRAVQVKEFGGPEVLVTVEAADPVPGPGEVLIEVAYSDTIFVETQIRAGWGGEFFDVTPPYVPGGGVSGVVGALGPEVPEEWLGRRVTALVEGSYAERAVAPVTALTVVPDALGLPSAAALVHDGVTAAGLLELTGLGATDRVLILGASGGMGTLLVQLAHARGARVVGAARGAEKLALVRELGADAVVDVTLPGWTDTARTALGGGAGGRPEAADLVLDGVGGELGLAAFALTADGGRFSAHGAPTGGFSPVDPAEARRRAVTLFGITDVQFTPADLHRHTTTALTEAAAGRLRPVIGEVFPLDRAAEAHAAVEGRGVVGKVVLGV from the coding sequence ATGCGAGCTGTACAGGTGAAGGAGTTCGGGGGTCCCGAGGTGCTCGTCACGGTGGAGGCCGCCGATCCGGTGCCGGGGCCCGGTGAGGTCCTGATCGAGGTGGCGTACTCCGACACGATCTTCGTGGAGACCCAGATCCGGGCGGGCTGGGGCGGCGAGTTCTTCGACGTGACGCCTCCGTACGTCCCGGGCGGCGGGGTCTCGGGGGTGGTCGGCGCCCTCGGGCCCGAGGTCCCGGAGGAGTGGCTCGGCCGCCGGGTGACGGCGCTCGTGGAAGGGAGCTACGCCGAACGGGCCGTCGCGCCGGTCACGGCCCTGACCGTCGTGCCGGACGCGCTGGGTCTTCCGTCCGCCGCAGCCCTCGTCCACGACGGCGTCACCGCGGCCGGCCTGCTGGAACTGACCGGCCTCGGCGCCACGGACCGCGTCCTGATCCTCGGCGCCTCCGGAGGCATGGGCACCCTGCTCGTCCAACTGGCGCACGCCCGCGGGGCACGGGTGGTCGGGGCGGCCCGGGGAGCCGAGAAGCTCGCCCTGGTAAGGGAGTTGGGCGCGGACGCGGTCGTCGACGTGACGCTCCCGGGCTGGACGGACACCGCGCGCACTGCTCTCGGCGGAGGCGCTGGGGGCCGGCCGGAGGCAGCCGATCTGGTCCTCGACGGGGTGGGCGGTGAACTCGGCCTGGCCGCCTTCGCGTTGACGGCGGACGGTGGCCGCTTCTCCGCGCACGGGGCACCGACCGGCGGCTTCTCCCCCGTCGACCCGGCCGAGGCCCGCCGCCGCGCCGTCACCCTCTTCGGCATCACCGACGTCCAGTTCACCCCCGCCGACCTGCACCGCCACACCACGACGGCACTGACGGAAGCGGCGGCGGGCCGCCTGCGCCCGGTGATCGGCGAGGTGTTCCCCCTGGACCGAGCAGCCGAGGCCCACGCGGCGGTGGAGGGGCGGGGTGTGGTGGGGAAGGTTGTACTGGGGGTGTGA
- a CDS encoding TetR/AcrR family transcriptional regulator, which translates to MSDTGLRERKKQRMYQEVSETAIGLFLEKGFDAVSVAEVAAAAEISKPTLFRYFPTKEDLVLHRFADHETEAARVVEEGRADGRSAIDALRAHFLDGLRREDPVTGLSAHPAVLAFHRLLYGTPALVARLGGYLERSEASLAAVLAEPLGDGLEARLAAGQITAVRRILALENWRRIADGEPVDAVRPDAVTAAERSFRRLAAALPELA; encoded by the coding sequence ATGAGCGACACCGGACTGCGTGAACGCAAGAAGCAGCGCATGTACCAGGAGGTCTCCGAGACCGCGATCGGCCTCTTCCTGGAGAAGGGGTTCGACGCCGTGTCCGTCGCCGAGGTCGCGGCAGCCGCCGAGATCTCCAAGCCGACGCTGTTCCGGTACTTCCCCACCAAGGAGGACCTCGTCCTGCACCGCTTCGCCGACCACGAGACGGAGGCGGCGCGCGTGGTCGAGGAGGGCCGCGCGGACGGGCGGTCCGCGATCGACGCCCTGCGCGCGCACTTCCTCGACGGACTGCGGCGCGAGGACCCCGTCACCGGACTCAGCGCGCACCCCGCCGTGCTCGCCTTCCACCGGCTGCTCTACGGGACACCCGCACTGGTGGCCCGTCTCGGCGGATACCTGGAGCGGTCCGAGGCCTCGCTCGCCGCGGTGCTCGCCGAGCCCCTCGGTGACGGGCTCGAAGCGCGGCTCGCCGCCGGGCAGATCACCGCCGTACGCCGGATCCTCGCCCTGGAGAACTGGCGGCGGATCGCCGACGGCGAGCCGGTGGACGCGGTCCGCCCGGACGCCGTGACCGCCGCCGAGCGGAGTTTCCGACGGCTGGCGGCGGCCCTTCCGGAACTCGCCTGA
- a CDS encoding HelD family protein, producing MTPPDSVPGQAPDVPLARSLDRERAFHDTCRAALAAMVDGAEEQVVTGEDVSASGADAEVLGYVLRSQAKALRELPQGPLFFGRLDFDDAPAAAGDHAGQSYHIGRLRISERPATPPLVVDWRAPVSRAFYQAGTRDPQGVAVRRRFGWAPGSRGDSADLTGLEDEPIGAGRPGDRGDGADAGVPGVSRILAGEIERPRVGPMRDIAATIQPEQDELVRGDLASSVCVQGAPGTGKTAVGLHRAAYLLYTHPQRIRRGGLLILGPNRTFLSYIAEVLPALGETGVRQSTIGEEIADRPVTGEDAPRTAVVKHDARMAEVLRRALYGHVGVPADSLAVPDGTYRWRVPVGVLRRIVDGVRAEEPPYAVGRERVRTRVVHHVRAQAELRAGPQSSAWAQRIARARPVSAYVDAVWPRVRPEELLARLLTDADALERAADGVLDAEERKALLWAKPPRSWKSARWSAADLVLLDEIAGLVEHPQGYGHLVVDEAQDLSPMECRAIARRASFGSLTVLGDLAQGTTPWAAREWGELLGHLGKPDAVVVPLTVGFRVPEAVVRLANQVLEQLGVGVPPGRSLRRDGELRILPVGDPPAGAVEAVRGALAHEGSIGVIAADPDIAGVREALGAAGIDAAGPDEPGARIAVVPASLTKGLEYDHVVAVEPAAIAEAEERGLHRLYVVLTRAVSRLDVVHARPLPW from the coding sequence ATGACGCCACCCGACTCCGTCCCCGGGCAAGCCCCCGACGTTCCGCTCGCCCGCTCCCTCGACCGTGAGCGCGCCTTCCACGACACCTGCCGCGCCGCCCTCGCCGCGATGGTCGACGGAGCCGAGGAACAGGTCGTCACCGGTGAGGACGTCTCCGCCTCGGGCGCCGACGCCGAGGTGCTCGGGTACGTACTGCGCAGCCAGGCGAAGGCGTTGCGGGAACTCCCCCAGGGCCCGCTGTTCTTCGGCCGGCTGGACTTCGATGACGCGCCCGCCGCGGCCGGCGACCACGCCGGGCAGAGCTACCACATCGGGCGGCTGCGGATCAGCGAACGGCCCGCCACCCCGCCCCTCGTCGTCGACTGGCGCGCCCCCGTCTCGCGGGCCTTCTACCAGGCGGGCACCCGCGACCCGCAGGGCGTGGCCGTCCGGCGCCGCTTCGGCTGGGCCCCGGGCAGCCGCGGCGACTCCGCCGACCTCACCGGCCTGGAGGACGAGCCGATCGGAGCGGGCCGGCCGGGTGACCGAGGAGACGGCGCCGACGCGGGCGTGCCCGGAGTCAGCCGCATCCTCGCCGGGGAGATCGAGCGCCCCCGCGTCGGCCCCATGCGGGACATCGCCGCCACCATCCAACCCGAACAGGACGAGCTGGTCCGGGGTGATCTCGCGTCCTCCGTCTGCGTGCAGGGCGCCCCGGGCACCGGCAAGACGGCCGTCGGCCTGCACCGGGCCGCGTACCTCCTCTACACGCACCCCCAGCGCATCCGGCGCGGCGGACTGCTGATCCTCGGCCCGAACCGGACGTTCCTGTCGTACATCGCGGAGGTGCTGCCCGCCCTCGGCGAGACCGGTGTGCGGCAGTCGACGATCGGGGAGGAGATCGCGGACCGCCCCGTCACCGGCGAGGACGCGCCGCGCACCGCGGTCGTCAAGCACGACGCCCGGATGGCCGAGGTGCTGCGCCGCGCGCTGTACGGCCACGTCGGCGTACCGGCCGACTCCCTCGCCGTGCCGGACGGCACATACCGCTGGCGGGTCCCGGTCGGGGTGCTGCGGCGCATCGTGGACGGCGTCCGCGCGGAGGAGCCGCCGTACGCCGTCGGGCGGGAGCGGGTGCGGACCCGGGTCGTGCACCATGTGCGGGCCCAGGCAGAACTGCGCGCCGGTCCGCAGTCGAGCGCCTGGGCGCAGCGGATCGCGCGTGCCCGGCCCGTCAGCGCGTACGTCGACGCGGTGTGGCCCCGGGTGCGCCCCGAGGAACTCCTCGCCCGGCTGCTCACCGACGCTGACGCGCTGGAGCGGGCCGCCGACGGCGTGCTCGACGCCGAGGAGCGGAAGGCGCTGCTGTGGGCGAAGCCGCCGCGCTCGTGGAAGTCCGCGCGCTGGTCCGCCGCCGATCTCGTCCTCCTCGACGAGATCGCCGGGCTCGTCGAACACCCTCAGGGCTACGGCCACTTGGTCGTCGACGAGGCGCAGGACCTGTCACCGATGGAGTGCCGGGCGATCGCCCGGCGGGCCTCCTTCGGATCGCTGACCGTACTCGGGGACCTCGCGCAGGGCACGACTCCCTGGGCGGCGCGCGAGTGGGGTGAACTGCTCGGCCACCTCGGGAAACCGGACGCCGTCGTCGTGCCGCTGACGGTCGGTTTCCGGGTCCCCGAGGCCGTCGTCCGGCTCGCCAACCAGGTGCTGGAACAGCTCGGCGTGGGCGTGCCGCCCGGCCGATCCCTGCGCCGGGACGGGGAGTTGAGGATCCTGCCGGTGGGCGACCCGCCGGCCGGGGCCGTCGAGGCGGTACGCGGCGCGCTCGCGCACGAGGGCTCCATCGGTGTGATCGCCGCCGACCCGGACATCGCGGGTGTCCGCGAGGCGCTCGGGGCGGCGGGGATCGATGCGGCCGGTCCCGACGAACCCGGCGCCCGGATCGCGGTGGTGCCCGCGAGCCTCACCAAGGGACTGGAGTACGACCACGTCGTGGCCGTCGAACCGGCCGCGATCGCCGAGGCGGAGGAACGCGGACTGCACCGGCTCTACGTCGTGCTGACCCGGGCGGTCTCGCGGCTCGACGTGGTGCACGCCCGCCCGCTGCCCTGGTGA
- a CDS encoding SDR family NAD(P)-dependent oxidoreductase, producing the protein MIALVTGANRGIGREVARRLAAEGHTVYLTARSAKGAADTAAAIGGRDVRPLRLDVTSDDDVTTAARDIGALDVLINNAAITYDTWQRAVSADLDVVREAAETNLYGPWRLTRALLPQLRASAHPRVVNVSSEAASLTSMGGGTPAYSASKVALNALTRMFAAELRSDGILVNAVCPGWVATDMGGAGGRPVEEGAASVLWAATLPDDGPTGGFFRDGRPLPW; encoded by the coding sequence GTGATCGCGCTCGTCACCGGGGCGAACCGCGGAATCGGCCGCGAGGTCGCCCGCCGGCTGGCCGCCGAGGGCCACACGGTGTACCTGACGGCCCGGTCCGCCAAGGGCGCCGCCGACACGGCCGCGGCGATCGGCGGGCGGGACGTCCGGCCGCTCCGCCTCGACGTCACCTCCGACGACGACGTCACGACGGCGGCCCGCGACATCGGCGCCCTCGACGTGCTGATCAACAACGCGGCGATCACGTACGACACCTGGCAGCGCGCGGTGAGCGCCGACCTGGATGTCGTGCGCGAGGCGGCGGAGACCAATCTGTACGGGCCCTGGCGGCTGACCCGGGCGCTGCTCCCGCAGCTGCGCGCGAGCGCCCATCCGCGCGTGGTGAACGTCTCCAGCGAGGCGGCGTCCCTCACCAGCATGGGCGGCGGGACCCCCGCCTACTCGGCGTCGAAGGTGGCGCTGAATGCCCTGACGAGGATGTTCGCGGCCGAACTGCGTTCCGACGGGATCCTGGTGAACGCGGTCTGCCCGGGGTGGGTCGCCACCGACATGGGCGGTGCGGGCGGCCGCCCCGTCGAGGAGGGTGCGGCGAGCGTCCTCTGGGCGGCCACCCTCCCCGACGACGGCCCCACCGGCGGTTTCTTCCGCGACGGACGGCCGCTGCCCTGGTGA